A region of Bombyx mori chromosome 13, ASM3026992v2 DNA encodes the following proteins:
- the LOC101746946 gene encoding uncharacterized protein LOC101746946: MKQLGGEQQSNLFSPKAIKELFQIEFDTHVARSLRVISKELPTIDEKIAVAVGKPEKSCYAALEREISRDIKAENCSNKTIAFGQSLPRHDQYRAPNNNTKNQWRSARYVPKDLVTLKAVWEGITNLRSVREYCRWMIDHPEHRRPPYLNSLGMFDPAVLEAKMSFQNQYHEAPIQKPLSTEPESVEHIRRRLSELAETNLGQAEAK; the protein is encoded by the exons ATGAAACAGCTTGGCGGTGAACAACAATCCAATCTATTTTCTCCTAAAGCGATCAAAGAACTATTTCAG ATTGAGTTCGATACACATGTCGCTCGAAGCCTTAGAGTTATTTCAAAAGAATTACCTACAATCGATGAAAAGATTGCCGTCGCGGTGGGAAAACCAGAG aaatcTTGCTATGCTGCATTAGAACGAGAGATATCAAGAGACATAAAGGCAGAAAATTGCTCTAATAAAACAATTGCTTTTGGACAAAGCCTCCCTAGACACGACCAGTATCGAGCtccgaataataatactaaaaacCAGTGGAGATCAGCACGATATGTACCCAAAGATTTGGTCACACTGAAAGCTGTGTGGGAAGGCATTACTAATTTACG GAGCGTAAGAGAGTATTGTAGATGGATGATTGATCACCCAGAGCATAGACGCCCTCCATATTTAAATAGCCTCGGAATGTTCGATCCAGCCGTGCTTGAAGCAAAAATGTCTTTCCAAAATCAGTATCATGAAGCCCCAATCCAAAAACCGCTTTCAACTGAACCAGAATCCGTGGAACACATTCGAAGGAGACTCTCAGAATTAGCTGAAACTAATTTGGGTCAAGCTGAAgccaaataa